AGGGCTTATTGCATAAGTAAATATTAAGAGAGGCAAAGAATGGACTGGCTTCAAAATATTCAAATTCATAAAGGGATTTCCAAAAGCGGTAAATAAAAGTGGCGCTGTTTCACCAGCAATCCTTGCTACTCCGAGAAGGATTCCTGTCATTATACCACTAAAACCTGCCGGGAGAATAACTTTTAAAACTGTTTTGTAATAGGGCACACCAAGGGCAAGAGATGCTTCCTTCAATGTATCGGGAAGTAGAAGCAATGTCTCTTCTGCTGCCTTAACGACAATAGGCAACATCATCAATGCAAGTGCAACACTTCCTGAGAATGCTGAAAAGTGTCCCATTGGCTTGACAATCCAAATGTAGGCTATAATACCTATGACGATAGAAGGAATACTTTGTAGCGACTCAGCGCACAAACTTACCACCGCAGCCAATCTTCCCTTCTTCTCTTCTGAAATATACAACCCTACCAAAACTCCCAAAGGGATAGAAATTACACAGGCAACCAACACAAGCAATATCGTCCCAACGATTGCATTTGAGATACCTCCGCCTATCTCTCCTACGGGCTTTGGAAGATTGGTCAGAAAATTCCAACTAATAGATGAAATACCTCTTTTTATGATATAAAAGAGAATCAAAAAAAGAGGCAGAATTGATGTTATGGAAATTACACCAACAACTACTTTAAAGAAAAAATCCTTTATTATTCTAAGAGTTATCTTTCTTTCTTCCTTAATATTCATACAACGCTCAACCTTTTGAGAACAAATTTCCCTGCTATATTGATTAAAAAGGTTATTATTAATAGCAAAAGTGCAATTTCTATCAGAGAAGAAAGATAAATATCGCCTGATGCCTCTGCAAATTCATTAGCAATGACGCTTGCCATTGTATTTGAAGGAGAAAAAATGTTTTGAGGCAAATCATTCGAATTGCCAATTACCATAGTGACAGCCATTGTCTCACCTAAAGCCCTCCCAAGTGCAAGAAGCATACTTGCAAAGATTCCTGAGCGACAATAAGGAATTATTATCTTTTTAATTACTTCATATTTTGTTGCACCCAATGAGTATGCGGCTTCCTTCAGGTTTGAAGGGACCATTGTGATAACTTCTCTTGAAATAGACGCCGCATAAGGAATAATCATAATGGCAAGAATGATTGAGGCTGTGAATATTCCAACTCCATAGGGGATAATATTGAATTTTATTTCCAAATCACGCACGAGAGGCACAATTACGAACAACCCCCAAAAACCATAGATTACAGAAGGTATGCCTGCCAACAGCTCAATCATTGTGCTCACAAGCGTTGAAATCTTACCTTTTGCAAAATATTCTCCGAGAAAAAGAGAAATAGCTATAGCAAAAGGAGCACAAATAATAAGAGAAAGAAATGAAGTTAGAATTGTGCCTAACACAAAGGGAAGAGCGCCAAAATTTTTTTGAACAGGGTCCCATTCGCGTCCCAAAAGAAATTTTATGCCAAATGTCTTAATGGAAAGAGAAGAGCTCAGAAGAAGCGAAAGGAATATTGCTGCCAAAATGACAACAATAGAAATGCCCGATATAAAAAGGACATTTTTAAAAAAGGTATCGCCTCTTGTCTGCATATAATCTTCTTTACCTTTTTAAAATTGTACTAATTGAATCATAGAATTCAGGTATAAATTTAGGGTTAAGCTTCTGTTAAGATTCTGTTAATTTTCTCAATCTATTGGTTTGAGGAAATATTAAAAAAAGTTACTTCAGTATAGTTTCATTCCCATAAGTGATTGACTTTATCAGCTTCTCGGCTTTCTTTTTAGCCTTTTCAGGAAGAGGTGCATAATCAAGAGGCTTAGTAAATGTCTGTCCTTCATTGATTATCCACCATAGGAGATTTACCAAGTTTTTTGCTCTTAGAAATGAGCGCCCTTTATAATTCTGATTTTTATAGACGAGTATCCATGTAAAGCCGGAAATCGGATAGCCATCTGGTGAATCCGTATCTGTTATTGAAATACGCGTATCATCTGGAATATTTGTGTTAGCCGCAAGACTTGTGCTTTCAAGAGTTGGTAGTATAAATTTTCCGCTTTTATTTTGAATGGCAGCTGTTTTCATTCTGTTGTGCATAGCAT
This Candidatus Schekmanbacteria bacterium DNA region includes the following protein-coding sequences:
- the pstC gene encoding phosphate ABC transporter permease subunit PstC; protein product: MQTRGDTFFKNVLFISGISIVVILAAIFLSLLLSSSLSIKTFGIKFLLGREWDPVQKNFGALPFVLGTILTSFLSLIICAPFAIAISLFLGEYFAKGKISTLVSTMIELLAGIPSVIYGFWGLFVIVPLVRDLEIKFNIIPYGVGIFTASIILAIMIIPYAASISREVITMVPSNLKEAAYSLGATKYEVIKKIIIPYCRSGIFASMLLALGRALGETMAVTMVIGNSNDLPQNIFSPSNTMASVIANEFAEASGDIYLSSLIEIALLLLIITFLINIAGKFVLKRLSVV
- the pstA gene encoding phosphate ABC transporter permease PstA; translation: MNIKEERKITLRIIKDFFFKVVVGVISITSILPLFLILFYIIKRGISSISWNFLTNLPKPVGEIGGGISNAIVGTILLVLVACVISIPLGVLVGLYISEEKKGRLAAVVSLCAESLQSIPSIVIGIIAYIWIVKPMGHFSAFSGSVALALMMLPIVVKAAEETLLLLPDTLKEASLALGVPYYKTVLKVILPAGFSGIMTGILLGVARIAGETAPLLFTAFGNPFMNLNILKPVHSLPLLIFTYAISPYEEWQKLAWGASLVLIFLVLLLNLISKVIVRRWKIQF